Within Babylonia areolata isolate BAREFJ2019XMU chromosome 3, ASM4173473v1, whole genome shotgun sequence, the genomic segment aatctgaaAAAagaatattatatttttttaaaaatacaaatGAGGGTCTAGTcaatcgggtgagacgataaaccgagatcccatgtgcagcgcgcacttggcgcactgaaaaagaatccaagGCAACtagagggttgtcctctggcaccatTATGtcgaagaattccactctgacaggtacacagatgtatattccactctgacaggtacacagatgtatattccactctgacaggtacacagatgtaTATTCCACTCTGACAGGTCCACAGATGTAtattccactctgacaggtacacagatgtaTATTCCACTCTGACAGGTCCACAGATGTAtattccactctgacaggtacacagatgtatattccactctgacaggtccacaaatatatattccactctgacaggtacacagatgtaTATTCCACTCTAACAGGTCCACAGATGTAtattccactctgacaggtacacagatgtaTATTCCACTCTGACAGGGTCCACAGATGTATATTCCACTCTGACAGGGTCCACAGATGTAtattccactctgacaggtacacagatgtatattccactctgacaggtacacagatgtatattccactctaacaggtacacacatgtatattccactctgacaggtacacacatgtatattccactctgacagatacacacatgtatattccactctgacagatacacacatgtatattccactctgacagatacacacatgtacattccactctgagaggtacacacatgtacattccactctgagaggtacacacatgtatattccactctgagaggtacacacatgtatattccactctgagaggtacacacatgtatattccactctgagaggtacacacatgtatattccactctgagaggtacacacatgtatattccactctgagaggtacacacatgtatattccactctgagaggtacacacatgtatattccactctgagaggtacacacatgtatattccaCTCTGACAGGGTCCACAGATGTATACTCCACTCTAACAGGTCCACAGATGTACATtccactctgagaggtacacacatgtacattccaCTCTGAGAGGTCCACACATGTATATtccactctgagaggtacacacatgtacattccactctgagaggtacacacatgtatattccactctgacaggtacacacatgtacattccactctgacagatacacacatgtacattccactctgagaggtacacacatgtacattccactctgagaggtacacacatgtacattccactctgagaggtacacacatgtacattccactctgagaggtacacacatgtatattccaCTCTGAGAGGTCCACACATGTATATtccactctgagaggtacacacatgtacattccaCTCTGAGAGGTCCACACATGTACATtccactctgagaggtacacacatgtacattccactctgagaggtacacacatgtacattccaCTCTGAGAGGTCCACACATGTACATtccactctgagaggtacacacatgtatattccactctgacaggtacacaaatatatatgcacgcactcaaaggcctgactaaacgtgttgggtttTACTGCAACAGGTCcgccatctgcctagcaggtgtggtgtaatgtatatggatttttctgaacgcagtgatgcctccttgagaaagtgaaacaggaatcgggctggagagagagagggcctgtCAGCTCGTTGTGATGGTCTTCCATGGTGACTTGAGGACGATACACGAACTGTTTTCTGGGCTGTGAACCCACGTTTCTACCcctctctgctctgtgtgtgtgactgacggagtgaacatcCACGCCTCGATGTGAACACTGCTGATTCCGTCTGTGAATATGACACGGATACTTACATAACGCCtgccctcggtcggagaccaagttccaagcgctttacaaacatggagtgatttgcacaacaggctgccaatctgggtagagccgactgacggctgccactggacgctcatcattcttttctgtgtcattcaattacatttcaggcacgcacacatacacgctcagacagacatgtaacattttacttatatggccgttttgtttattcaccctgccttgtgggcagccatactccgttatcgggggtgtgcatgctgggtatgttcttgtttcaataacccacttaacgcggacatggattacaggatatttatcgtccgtatttgatcttcagcgtgcctatacacacgaagagagttCAGGCAcgatcaggtctgcacatgttgacctgggagatcggataaatctccacccattacccaccaggcgctgttaccgagatccgaaaccgggaccctcagattgagagaagtccaacgctttaaccactcggctattgcgtccattGTGGGAAAAAGTTGTGGGTATTAGCCGCTTTCTGTTTGACTGGCATCATTCTGTGTGATTTCCCAGGCACTCTACGGATCAGTGTGGAGTCGGCCAGCACGGTCTGGCTGGGACAGATTAATTTGGCATCAGAACCTCGGTCACACGTTTCAGATTtttaaattaaatcaaattacattataataaaattaaaaaaaacacctgttaGGATTACCGGCAATGATACTCACAttaaattttcttcccctccactcctcttgtgttaatcccagcggcccggaagctgtacggaggactggaggacctgcgacgtactgccgccttcgtcgaggagacggggggaggggggggcaggggcgggatccatctgataaatgacgaacgagacaacaactgaCGGCGTGAATGTCTCCCCACTCCTTGTTGCCGTGAACACGACTCGTTCCACCTTGAGGGCGCCGGGACCGTTGTGGATATTGCTGGGCTTACACACTGGGGATCGTGAAGTGGAGTTGTGacgcgggggaaggggggggattcAGATCCCAACACAGGAAGGGCGGGTTGACTGACGTCCCCCACGGGCCGTGTCCAGACGACTGGCTGGCACCGGTGATGGCTGTATCCACGTTTCTTCCCGGGACTCTACCGCtctgtgactggcggagtggACGTCCACGTGGAAGCCTTATTGTGAAGAGTACtcattcaatacagtacaataacaatacaataccataacaATACAATTaccaataccataccataccataccataccatatagtccgattggaaattacatgtgcgttcaaattacatgtgcattcaaaggctcgtcactcacaccacacagtctctcagctCGAAGTCGAAGCAAACATTATAATTATGAAGATGACAAAAATTTATCTTAAAAAAACGAAAAGGTTGAATTAAAATACGAAAGTGATAAAAAGCTTCGCAGCTTGATTTATATAACAcagtaaaagaaattataacatgtgtTTTAAAGAAAAACGAAGCGCTCTAAGAAGCGCTGTTTTCGAATAAGAGACACTTCGATAAACTGATCATTTTATATCGTAAAATTCGTCAATGGCAGTTTGTGTAATGAGGATACCACAGTCTTGGATGCCATAAGAGAGattatgttttgattttatttcatacgTACATTAAAGAAACACTGGTTTCAGACTAAGAAACCCTGTTCCAAGTTATTAGACATTCTTTTCAAACTTGAGGGGAAAATTGTTGATGATGATCTTTAACGCGAAGAAGATGTGgactaagagaaaaaaaaaacaacaaaaaaaaacaaaaactcagcCTGTCAGCAGTGGCAGACAGATTACTGCTGACGACCGGTTTCAGAGAGCCGTTGAAACCGGTAGGCTGTGGCAGGCTCAGCGCCAGACTTTGTTGCCTGGTGATTCATTCGCCCAACTGGAAAACAGGGGTCCAAGTTCGCGAATTCGATTCacactagcagtagtagtaatagcagcagtagtagtagtaacagtagcagtgatagtagtagcagtaataacaacaccagtagtagaagtagtagtggtggtagcagtagtaggagtagcagcagtaggagtagtagtaatggtggtggctTATGgctatttgggggtggggggggggcagacggttGAATGTCGGTGGGCTGGTTTGtgttcggggggggaggggatgggtgtgcgcgcgcgcgcgcgtgtgtgtgtgtgtgttgtctttaacAGCCGTGTTATGAAGACTGAATACCATtagataatcatcaacatcacaatataaataataatgataataatagtaataatgaaaaaagtgtgtgtgtgcgtgcgtgcgcacgcgcgtgtgtgtgtgagcgcgcgtgcctTCTTCATTATGCGTGTTcgaatttcttctttctttctcagtttcctCTTCCTTcactatgtatgtgtgcactcTTTGTATACTGAGTGGATGCAGATTAGCGAGGACAACAGGTTGGAAGAACAGACCTTGCCTAAAAACACCGTTCTTCCTTGAGAAACAACTTTCTAAGATCTAAAGTAGCAACAACTTTAATTTTGGTGTTTCCTTATTTTGGCGCGGTAGCGTCTCATTTGAATATCAAGTTGTTAAAACAGTTCTGTATTCATTGACCATTGAtgtccgcttcttcttcttcttcttctgcgttcactcgtatgcacacgagtgggcttttacgtgtatgaccgtttttaccccgccatgtaggcagccatactccgtttaaaTTGATGTCCGCTGACGAAAGAACTATTTTTGTGAGGCAGGGATAAAAAGCTTAGGCTattatttggggtggggggtggggtggggtgggggtaactaTCGTTGAATCCCTCCGCCGGTGTTTGTAAAgacaataaatgaaagaaagaaagccggaAAAAAAGTCGCCACTTAAAGATTAATCCTTGTCGCTTCTAATGCTGTTCCCGATACCAACCTCATAATTATAATCTCTCCGAGTTCAGTTTCCGTGGTCTGAGACTCTTTTAAATCTTTAATGTTCtttttctctgactgtctctcagtatcttttgtgctctctcattttttttgtgtgtgttgtgttctatgtctgtctgtgcgtatgtctgttgatctctctctctctctctctctctacacacacacacacatatatatatatatatgtgtgtgtgtgtgtatggttgtctATAACTGTGGTGggcgtgatttgtgtgtgtgtgtgagacagagacagatggagagaaagtatCAAAGATTTTACGAAAGCTTACAATTTAAAACCCATctcattgattttctttttataaaaaccactccagtaacaacaacagcttgaTAATTGAATGAGTGTCCGTTCTGGCTTGATTAATGTCTAGTCGTGCTTCCAGCTCGGCTTGACAAGTTGGCCAGTTTAACTGATTAAACTAGTTCTCATAAATGAAAGTATTATACTTTGGCCTGACGGTTGTGTCATCGTAAATCAGGACCATGGAAATCTATCGCCACGTCCGTATCAAGCCCTCCACCACTacacctcctgccccccacccccaccccaaccctcagtctcccgccctccccttccccatctcatGAGGGGGGGAAAGTTGAGGAATATTTTAGAAAGGAAGGGGAAACTAGTTGCCATGGATATCGAGACAATGGCTTGGGACCGAGTTGGGTTGGAAGCCTTTTGGTACAGGGTGTTTCttctgtgggggtggagggtctcATGATCAGGGGTATTAAGAATTTATTTGAAGTGATGACTTtcgtttcgctgtctgtctgtctgtctctctctctgtctctctctctctctctctctctctctctctctctctctctctgtgcgtgtgcgtgtgaagtaTGTGCcccgcgtgtgtttgtgtgtgtgtcacagacctctgtgcgtgcttgtttgtgtatgtgcgcgctcttgtgtgtgtgtgtgtgcttatgtgtgttcgcgtgtgtgtgtttgtgtgctcttaAGTGGTCATGGTGATTTATGGGAATACACCGCCACtgaccctcccaccctccacacacatttcAGCGTAAGGGAGCAAACCAAGATGGTGTCACTATTGCATTTTTTTTCCGATAGCCTCCCCTATGCGCAATTCGGCTACATGTACCATCTGTACATTGATtctccctctcgatctctctccttaacacgcacacacacacacacacacagagtacatacaAACGCtcacagtccacacacacgcacgcacacacgtttcaagtttcctGTCCTGTTTCAAGTTTTAaatatcctttcactcctgttgaAGTATGGATAGCAATTACAAAATAATGATTCCATGCTCAGAATAACAATTTTCAAAATGCTTAacagtgtcacataaaagttggtAAAATACAAACGTCTTTTAACCCCAAGACAGTATCTAGACATCTACAAATTAAATAAACTTACAGCTAAAACGCCTTTATTTCTGAAAAGTCATTTTGAACTGCAAAGTATGTAAGTATATTATGTTTTCATGATTTGTTGTtggcacagaatttttttttttttcccagccgaGCGTTTTCGAGGGCATTAGTCAATGGGAGACAATACCCAGTAAGTTCATTAATCAAAGGGAGTCAACTAGTGCGGACGGGAAATTGTCACGTGACTTCCGGCCAGCGCTCCGTTGAAGGTCAACTCTTATCAAGCAAGGTATACATGTATTCTCCTTTACTCTCACTTTCCCTCCTATCCTTCATGATTTTTGTAACTTAGAAAACCTCGACTGATTTCCCTTAAGGATAATGCGTTCATTCAGGTTGAAAATGGGTGTATGTGGCAATGACTAAAATAGTATGACAACAAGCGTTTGTGTCCAACGTTTGTTGCCAGCTGAGTGATGAGTGCGTTGGCGTTGGTAGTGAGTTTTAACCAGTTTCATTTTGAAAGTGTCACAGCGTTCAGACATGAATTTTAACACTAACAGTTAGTATCTTCGGTTCAGACACATAAATTAATGGGTTCTTTGCGTCAATTGTGCAAACTAAACTTTGGAGTTCGCAGAACGCAGTCCAGATtggggaagaaagagaattgTTCATTTGACCTATTCAGTTACACTATTAAATATTATGGGTCATTTGACCTAATCACCATAAAATGTATGGGTCATTTTCAATGGGTCAGGATAAACACCCCCTTCAAATCATTGATTTCAGATGGGAGTGGAATGATTTCAAAATCAATTTCTCTTGAAACTATGaaattgagtggagtgatggcctagaggtaacacgtccaccttggaagcgagagaatctgagcatgctggttcagatcacagctcagccgccgatattttctccccctccactagaccttgagtggtggtctggacgatagtgatttggatgagacgataaatcgaggtcccgtgtgcagcatgcactaagcgcacataAAAAAGaatgcacggcaacaaaagggttgttcctggcaaaattctgtagaaaaatccacttcgataggaaaaacaaataaaactgcacgcaggaaaaaataccaaaaaataggtggcgctgtagtatagcaatgtgctctccctggggagagcagctcgaatttcacacagagaaatctgttgtgataaaaagaaatacaaatacaacaaatagtgaaatacaaatattttattgGCTTGTTTGGTGAAAAGCCAGCGCTTAGCATTGGTCCTTGATCAGTATGCAGTGAGCAGCTCAACATCTGCCCCCAATAATTTCAGCATGTAACATTCAATTTTTGTTCAGTGAAAGTGTATGCATAATTCAGTTCCGGCGTTTCAGGGAAATGCTGGCCTTTCATTATTCTTGTGTTTGCTTTTGCTGCCACTGTGCCAGGATGAAATTTTCACTAATGGCTGATATAACTGGTCTATGTAAGTTTTCAGAGTGACAAAACATTCCAAAAAGGAATCACACTCTTGATCTGCTGATAGGCAACCCCAACACCATTACTAAGGAACTcgccactatttttttttttttttattaccaacGAAATCTAACCGTATAAAGTGTATTGTCATTCAGTGACATTCTCATTGGGATATTTATGAAGCACTGAGCTTCATATTGATTGAGGATCAACGCCCAGCTACTTCATTTATGAAAGTAAGGCAAGCTGAATAAAAACAAATGTTGAGAGAAGTCGTCTGCTATGATTTTTATGTGGGGATGAGACGTGTTTCTTAATAGCGAGCACACTTGCGTGCTACTGTTAGTGGCGAGAAAGGAAGTGGGAGGTCATGGAGTACATGCACAATGAAAGGAATGCGAGGTAGATTGTAGATTTTATCCTTACCTCATGGCAGATTTTCTCTGAAGGCTGCCTTGTCTTGATTCACGAGAACCCAGCCACTCTTGCCATGAGGCTGATAAAAGAAACCCACCTTCATAGCATATCTTTGCCTAACTAGCTTGTAAGAAACATGCCTCTGGTTGGGATAAGTGTGTGCGTAGAAAAGGGGCTGTAAttcagtttttaattttgttcTCAGAATGGATGTCAGTAATGTGTTTTCAGGGTATGTCACacagttctgttgtgtttttcatgtgtttttctttgttagaTTCTTGTTTGCATGTACTAATATAAAGTCAGAAAGTGATTTGGGGAGAAATACATGTTCAGTATTTTTTGTTGAGCTTCTGTGGCTGGTGTATACTAATAATAAACAACATGGAGGGTGTGTAGGCCCGCTTTCATGGTGGTTTTTTGTCACTCACAAGTAGGTCATAATTATGATGTCATGGGCAGCCACCACTGTAACTggcttctttgaatctttgaatttGCAGTGCCTTTGTTCAGGCAACTTTTCAGCAGAGTTTatgaatggatcagttcgaataggTAATGACAGATATCATTATATCACAAGAAACATACTCAAAGTAAACATACAAGGCTAAAGCAAATAATGGTTTGTAATGATAAAACCAattatatcttgtaaacttggaAAAATAGTCACTGAAAATGTTAGAAATCCTTTCATCAAAACAGCGATTTCCTTGacaaaattttagcctttcagtgacctggaaaaaaaggaaatggagatgcTCATGCACACATGGTTCTTGCAAAAAATTACCGGGGAACCTCCACAAAAATATACAAAAGTGGGTCTCCACACCTTCCCTAACAAAACCATTTTCACTCTCACCAGTCTAAGTTGAAATCTACATCCTAGCTAaatcttttccttttcttatttttttaccATTTCAAGGATTTTGTGCAAGTTAATCATACCAGTCTGCATTacaaaagataatgataaatcgatagagaaccGTGGTGAAGTAGTAGAAGTATAatgaatttattcattctttttttcttttcttttctttttttaatctaatgCAACACATTTCATATAATCTGTTACATGATCACAGATGTCTGCAGTGGCTCGTCCTCAACTGCGGGGCTTTCTCAAGTCCAATCTGAAGAAGAATTTCATCATCGCTACAGCAGTGTCTTTTATCAGCACTGTGGCATGGCGTGTCATTGTCTGTGATTCCCGCAAAGCCAGATATGCGGAGTTCTACAAGTATgttggagctctgtgtgtgtctgtatgtatgtgtgtgtgtgtacaaagtgtTACTGTTCTGCCATCTTGCATAGATGGTATTATTGGGAAGAAACCCTGAGAAGTTGGAAGGGAGTAGAAAGGTTGAAAAAACCTATCAGTGCAGCCATAATTAAAAGGAATTTGAAGCATCAAAATGAAATTTTAAAGAGTGGCTTTTTGAAGGGTATCATGTCATTCTTCAAAATCTTAAAAATGAAATTTTAGAAAAAGTGAAATTTTAAAATAAATGGCATCTGATTCATCAAAAAGGAATTATAAACTAATTGCTTTGAAATCTAAAAGATATTTTTTAGACATAAATTGCATCTGAACCATTAGAATTAAACTTAAAAGAGATTTTAACCATAAAAATGATAATTTAAAGAGAGATTCTTAATAAATAGCATCTGAAACATCAAAAATGAAATATTAAAGAGAGATCTTCAAACAAATGGCATCTGAACCATCAAAATGAAATTTAATGGAGATTGTTAAACAATAAATGGTGTCTGAAccatcaaaatggaattttaaaGAGACGCTTTTAAACAATAAATTGTATCTGAGCCATCAAAATTGAATTTTAATAAGAGATTTTTAACAATGAATGGCATCTGAACCACAGTAAAGAGTTATTTTAAAGGGCATCTGAACCATCAGAATTGACTGATAAAATTGGAGTAACTTTAAAGGGTACCTAATTCCTCAAAGTTATTTCTAACATTAGACTTAGAGAGTGACTTTCCTAAAGTACTCAGATCACCAAAatgagtgattttttttaagCATATATCTGAACCATCTCATTAATATTTAAACT encodes:
- the LOC143279926 gene encoding cytochrome c oxidase subunit 6C-1-like; protein product: MSAVARPQLRGFLKSNLKKNFIIATAVSFISTVAWRVIVCDSRKARYAEFYKTYDAQKDFERMKVGGVFHSVNPDGSVGEGW